A genomic region of Phragmites australis chromosome 2, lpPhrAust1.1, whole genome shotgun sequence contains the following coding sequences:
- the LOC133906270 gene encoding calcineurin B-like protein 5 isoform X1 produces MGCLPTKHANRSLDSLDAREAVALAAETSCEKVDLPDFVNIATGTPFTVSEVEALYDLFRKLSNTIIKDGLIHKEEFHLALFRKKKKQNLFVDRVFDLFDEKQNGVIEFGEFVRSLSVFHPDAPEEQKIAFAFRLYDLRQTGFIERHELKEMVLALLDESDLNITSDAVEMIVDRTFDQADTKGDGRIDQEEWTEFAKSNPYVLRNMSLPYLKDITMVFPSFVIHSEISEADMAL; encoded by the exons ATGGGCTGCCTACCAACAAAGCATGCCAATCGCTCGCTGGATTCACTGGATGCACGGGAAGCTGTAGCTCTTGCTGCTGAAACATCTTGTGAGAAAGTGGATCTACCAGATTTTGTTAATATTGCTACTGGAACACCGT TTACTGTGAGTGAAGTTGAGGCATTATATGACCTCTTCCGGAAATTAAGTAATACAATCATCAAAGATGGTCTAATTCACAAG gaAGAATTCCACCTTGCTCTCtttaggaaaaagaagaagcaaaatcTCTTTGTTGACAGG GTATTTGACTTGTTTGATGAAAAACAAAATGGTGTAATTGAATTCGGTGAATTTGTTCGTTCTCTTAGTGTGTTTCATCCAGATGCACCTGAAGAACAAAAAATTGCTT TTGCATTTAGGTTGTATGACTTAAGACAGACAGGCTTTATTGAACGGCATGAG TTGAAGGAGATGGTGTTGGCTCTGCTGGATGAATCAGATTTGAATATTACAAGTGATGCTGTCGAGATGATTGTTGACAGG ACATTTGATCAGGCTGACACAAAAGGTGATGGACGAATAGATCAAGAGGAATGGACTGAATTTGCTAAAAGTAATCCATATGTACTGAGGAATATGAGTCTCCCATACCTTAA GGACATCACCATGGTATTCCCAAGCTTTGTGATTCACTCAGAAATCAGTGAAGCAGACATGGCTCTCTAA
- the LOC133906270 gene encoding calcineurin B-like protein 5 isoform X2, with protein MGCLPTKHANRSLDSLDAREAVALAAETSFTVSEVEALYDLFRKLSNTIIKDGLIHKEEFHLALFRKKKKQNLFVDRVFDLFDEKQNGVIEFGEFVRSLSVFHPDAPEEQKIAFAFRLYDLRQTGFIERHELKEMVLALLDESDLNITSDAVEMIVDRTFDQADTKGDGRIDQEEWTEFAKSNPYVLRNMSLPYLKDITMVFPSFVIHSEISEADMAL; from the exons ATGGGCTGCCTACCAACAAAGCATGCCAATCGCTCGCTGGATTCACTGGATGCACGGGAAGCTGTAGCTCTTGCTGCTGAAACATCTT TTACTGTGAGTGAAGTTGAGGCATTATATGACCTCTTCCGGAAATTAAGTAATACAATCATCAAAGATGGTCTAATTCACAAG gaAGAATTCCACCTTGCTCTCtttaggaaaaagaagaagcaaaatcTCTTTGTTGACAGG GTATTTGACTTGTTTGATGAAAAACAAAATGGTGTAATTGAATTCGGTGAATTTGTTCGTTCTCTTAGTGTGTTTCATCCAGATGCACCTGAAGAACAAAAAATTGCTT TTGCATTTAGGTTGTATGACTTAAGACAGACAGGCTTTATTGAACGGCATGAG TTGAAGGAGATGGTGTTGGCTCTGCTGGATGAATCAGATTTGAATATTACAAGTGATGCTGTCGAGATGATTGTTGACAGG ACATTTGATCAGGCTGACACAAAAGGTGATGGACGAATAGATCAAGAGGAATGGACTGAATTTGCTAAAAGTAATCCATATGTACTGAGGAATATGAGTCTCCCATACCTTAA GGACATCACCATGGTATTCCCAAGCTTTGTGATTCACTCAGAAATCAGTGAAGCAGACATGGCTCTCTAA